The genomic interval GCTCGTAGGGATCGACGCCGGCGACGCCCACCCACCCGAGATCCAGTTCGAACTTCACGCTGTCGTCGACCTCTTCGAGCAGTAGATCGAAGTGCGTCCGATCGCCGAGGCTGGCGAACTCGTGGCGGTGGGTGTGGTACAGCAACTCCAGCCCGCGCTCGCGGAACTGCTTGCTGAACTCCGATAGCGTCGCGGCGGTCTCTTTGGTTGCGTGTGCTGATTCGAACGCCTCTTCGCTGAGATGGCCGAGAATCACGGTATCGCAATCGAGTGCGTTGCAGGACCGCTCGATCTCGTCGATCGACTCCTCGATGTCCTCTCGACCGACCGACAGCGCGGCGACATCGAGATTCGTCTCCTCCAGAGCGTTCATCGTCGAGTCGGGCGGAAAGCCCCAGAACTCTAGCTCGACGCCGTCGACCTCGGTTTCCGAGGCGATATGAATCTTCGTCGGCTCGGAGACATCGAAATCGTGGAGAGTGTAAAGCTGTATTGCCGTGTTCACCATAGGTTATACTCTACTTGTGATCTGATAGACGTTTTGGTTCCGGAGAGAACACTTTCGGACGGGGATCCCCCGTCAGTGTGCGTCGACGACCGGTGACCGTACTACCGACGTTCTCCGGCTAATCGCTCTGCTGGGGCTGTAGCTCGCCGCTTTCGATCATCGATTCGAGCGGGTTCCCGTCGACATCTAGCGGGAAGTCGACACGACTGCGCTGTCGCGCGGACTCCCACGCTCCGAAGATCAGGCCGGTCGCTCGCAGCGCGTTCTGCCCGCTCAGTTCCGGTTCGGTTCCTTCGTCCAGCGACGTGACGAGGTGTTCGATCGCGGCCTCGTGGAAATCCGGCCCGTGGACACCCGCCTCGCCCACGTCGATCGTCTCCCAGTCGTCGTCGCTCGATCGCTTTATTCGGAGCGTCGGCCCGTCGTCGCTGCTACAGAAGCCGACGCCGACTTCGATACGGCCTTCCGTTCCGACCAACCGGTGGTGACAGCCGACTGCTTCTGCGACGGTGCCGGCGCCCGTCGCCCCGTACCCGAACACGCCGTTGTCGTACTTCCACTGGACGATCGCCTCATTCG from Natronoarchaeum philippinense carries:
- a CDS encoding sugar phosphate isomerase/epimerase family protein, translating into MVNTAIQLYTLHDFDVSEPTKIHIASETEVDGVELEFWGFPPDSTMNALEETNLDVAALSVGREDIEESIDEIERSCNALDCDTVILGHLSEEAFESAHATKETAATLSEFSKQFRERGLELLYHTHRHEFASLGDRTHFDLLLEEVDDSVKFELDLGWVGVAGVDPYELLETVGDRVPSIHLKDMDFETEAFVNLGEGDLDVERAAMTAIDEGVDWLVYEHEDPSDPVESVVTGASKLEKFKRLTTTR